Part of the Coriobacteriia bacterium genome, ATACGTAGATGGTCGCCAGCGGCTTGACCGGGACTTCGATACCGATCTTTTCGAGTGCGTCGAGGACGAGATCGCGGCGGCGCTGATAGAGGGCGTTGAGCTCGACGATCGAATCCTGCGGGCCGAGGAACGCCTCGATGGCGGCGTCTTGGACTGCGGTGAAGACGCCGGAGTCGATGTTTGACTTCACGGTGCCGAGCGCTTTGATCGCCGCCGCGTTGCCGCAGGCGAATGCGACACGCCAACCGGTCATGTTGTAGGCCTTGCTGGCGCTGAAGAGCTCGATGGCGACGTCTTTGGCGCCCGGGCGCTCAAGGAAGCTCGGCGCGCGGTATCCGTCAAAACCGATCTCGCTGTACGCGTTGTCGTGGACGATCAGGATGTCATGCTTCTTGGCGAACGCGATCGCGCGGTCGAAGTACTCGTCATTGGCGATGGCGGACGTGGGGTTGTTGGGGTAGCTGAGGAACATCATCTTCGCTTTGGCGAGAACTTCGGGGGGAGTCGACTCAAAGTCGGCCAGGAAGCCGTTCTCCTCGGTCATCGGCATCCAGTGCGTCAGGCCGCCGACCATCACGCCGCCGGTGTAGTAGACGGGGTATCCCGCACCGGGCACCAAGGTGTACTCGCCCGGATCGATGAAGGCGGTGAACAGGTGAGCGATGCCCTCTTTGCTGCCGATCAGTGCAAGGACCTCGGTCGCGGGATCAACGGTGACCCCGAAGCGGCGGTGCATCCACTCGGCGCAGGCCGCGCGGTAGCGGGGGGCGCCGGGGTAGCTCGGATACTGGTGGTTCGCAGGGTTGTGGAGCGCCTTGCAGGCCGCCTCGACGATGTGATCGGGCGTGGCGGTGTCGGGGTCGCCGATACCCAGTGAGATGACGTCGATACCCTGCGCGGTCTTGAGGGCCTTCTTACGGTCGATCTCGGCGAACAGATATGGCGGCAGGTTGTCGATACGTTTTGCGGTCCTCACCGGACTTGTCTCCCTTTTCGTCGGAAATAATTCACTTAAGGCCCGTTAGGCCGTGGCTGCCATGGTAACACTCGCGAGCATCTCGGTAGGTTGCGTGTCGGTTACACGATCGAATCTTCGTCCGAGTCGTCTTCGGGAATCGTAAGAATACCCGCGAATACCTCTTCGGCTGATCCGGTCATGTAGACATGGTTGTTCTCGGCCCAGTTGATCGCAAGCTCGCCGCCAGGAAGCTCGATCGTCACCTCGCGATCGGTGCGGCCGGTGAGGACACCGGCCACCGTGGTTGCGCATGCTCCTGTTCCACAGGCAAGCGTCTCCCCTACTCCGCGCTCCCAAACTCGCAGTCTGACGTAGTCCGAGGCAATGACCTCGGCGAACTCGACGTTCGTTCTGGCCGGGAAGGCGCAGTGTGTTTCGACTTCCGGACCCACCTCGCCTACCGGTGCATCCTGAACGTCATCAACCCACATGACGCAGTGAGGGTTGCCCATCGAGACACACGTCACCGAGAAAAGACCGAGCGTCGTCTCAAGCAGACCTGCAATCACCGGTGAGTCGTCGTCGGATGAGAGTGTGGTCGGCACGTCGGAAGGAGTGAGGATCGGCTCGCCCATATCGACCGTGGCCATCGCCATGCGCCCGTCCGATTCGCGCGTAACGGCTATCGGCTTGATACCACCGAGGGTCTCAACGCGGATATCATCGCAATCTGCGCCGACGATACGATGGTCGACGAGGTACTTCGCAAAGCACCTCACACCGTTGCCGCACATCTCGGCGACGGTACCGTCGGAGTTGTAGTACAGCATAAAGTAGTCGGCCTCGGGGACAGACGCGGGACGAACTAGGATCACCCCGTCGCCTCCGATGCCAAAATTGCGATCACACAGCCATGCAACGGCGTCAGGGGAGAGATCAAGTTCGCCCGAGAGGTCTTCGATCAACACGAAATCGTTGCCGAGCCCATGCATCTTCACGAACGACAGCTCCATCGAAAAACGACTCCTTCGCGATGCGGATGTTGGTGATTTGGTGCGGCTACCAGTCTAGCGCACTCAGCGCTTCGACGACCGCATCATCGATCGAGCGGTGCGTAACGTCGATCCAGAGGATGCGCGGGTCGGCGCGAAACCACGTCAACTGGCGTTTGGCATAGCGCCGAGATGCAAGCTTCACGGCCTCGACTGCCGCGGCCATATCGGCTTCCTGAGTGATGACCGGTGCCAGCTCCTTGTATCCGATGGCCTGCATCGAAGTGAGGTCGGGTGCGAATCCTTCGCCGAGAAGTCCCTCGAATTCATGAACAAGACCATCGGCAAGCATCCGGTCGACACGCGCATCGATACGCGAGTAGAGCGCCGCCCGCTCCATGGTCAGTCCGAAGATGGTCGAGTCGTACACGCTCTCGCGCTCGGAGAACCGTGAACTCTGCCGAACATAGCTTCGCCCCTCGTCCGCAAGCTCAAGCGCCCGCACCACACGGCGCACGTTGTTGGCGTGGATGCGGACAGCTGATTCGGGGTCACGCTCGTACAGGAGGGCGTGGAGCGCCCCAGGGCCCTGCTCGGCGGCCAGATGCTCGTAGCGGAGCCGTTGGATGCTTCCCGCTTCGCCCGGAGCGAAATCGAACGGATCGATCGCGGCGCGAACATACAGGCCGGTGCCGCCTACCACTATGGGCGTGCGTCCCCGCTCGGCGATGTCCGAGATCGCTGCGCGTGCCGCCTGCTGGTAGAGCGCGGCCGAGAAGGCGACGTCCGGATCGACGAGGTCGAGGCAGTGGTACGGCACTCGCCTCGACTCCAAGCTCGGCTTAGCGGTACCGATGTCCATCCCGCGGTAGACCTGCATGGAGTCTGCCGAGACAATCTCGCCGCCTAAGTGCACCGCGAGCTTCTCGGCGAACTCGGTCTTGCCGACAGCCGTCGGACCGACGACCGCTATCACGCGAGGCCGTGGCGAGTCGTCTTGTGGGTGATAGGGTGTGTTCACACGCTAATTGTAGCGGTCTACCGTGAAGCGCTGGAGATCGCATTGGGTTCCCGGGCGGATGCCGGCCTTGTTCATGGCGATGGCTATCTGGTCGGCAACGCTGTCGACGCCTTCGAGGTCGGGCAGGAGGAGTCCGCGGCGCATGCCACTCGTCACGATGACGCCGTAAGTCGCAGGGTCCAGGTCTGCGGACGTGCATGACTCGGGTGGCTGGAGGACGTCAACCTTGATTTCGAGATCTGTCAGCTCGGTGGCCGACAAGGGTGCGAAACGTGGGTCGCGAGTGGCCGCCTCGAGCGCATTACCGACGACTTCCCCGGCAAGAGTACTGCGCGTGGGGGCGATCGTCCCGATGCAACCGCGCAATCCTCCAGAGCGGTGCAGAGAGACAAAGCAGCCTGCTCGCTCGGGGTAGCCCGGGTCGGAGAGTACCGGCGGATTGGTGATGGTGGTGCCGTCGTGCACGTATGCCGCAATCGCAGCGCGGGCCAAGCGGACGATCTCGCTCGCATCGTGTCCTGGTGTTCCGCCTTTGCGTCCCTTTGCCGGGACGACCCGGTCGACTGCGGCTTTGCCGCTGAGAGCCGTCAGGTAGCCGACGCCCCATGGGCCTTCGTATGACAGCACGCGGCTTGGCACGGGATCAGGGCCGCAATATCCGCCGAGAGCGATTATCGAGCGCAGTCCGCACTCCCCTCCCTGCTCGACCATGTCAGCGTCGAGCGTCATGAGTTCCGAGAGGAGGCCGGCCGAGACATGCTCCCTGATCGCGGCATCCAGTCGGGCGCCTTGGGGCGAATAGCCCGCCGCGGCTTCCGGGGACAGACGATGCGACATATCGCCGCTTGCAATGAAGGCGACGCGGCGGTCTATCGCCTCGGCGGCCCTGCGAACCTCGGAGCCGAGCTGTCGGTGGAGCGCATATGGCAGGTACGAGAGAGACAGCACAACGAGCGCGCACGTGCTTTGGGGATCAAGGAACGAAAGCGGCACAATGGCGCCGTGATCGAGCCAGCCGGGCTTGAGCCGCGTTTCGGTACTACGGGCAATCGCGGGGATATCGGCAGTCTCAAGCCCCTGTACCAACGCAGAGGCGAGATCAGGGTCGCCGCGCCATCGGTAGGCTTCGGGTGCGCCAAACTGCGCGAGCGAGCCTCCAATCGATTCGCTGTCATCGATGAGAAAGGCATCCTGCATCAGTGGCGCATGTGGCGAGATGAGCACGATTGTTTCGGGAGCGAATGAAGCGAGCGCTCTGCCCGCGTCCCGCAGCGCATCCAGGCTTGCGTGCGCTACGAGGGCCTCTCGGCCGCCTACGCTAGGCACCAGAATGGGCGGATGCGGCGCGATCACTCCGAAGACAGGGAAAGACATGGCAACCTCCGATCCCGACAAGACGCCATCAGGACACAGACCACGTGCGCCGAACACGAAGCGCCTCTTCTAGGTGTCTGTACCCGAAAGACGTCCTGACAGGAACCATGTTTGTGCCTGCTCGATCTCCACATCGATCAGACGCCCGGCGAACTCGCTCGCGCTGTGCCCCAACGGTACCGGCACGTGCACCATCTTGTTGGTTGGCGTGCGTCCTGCGAGCACCAACGCGTCGCGACGGCTTGATCCCTCGACAAGAACCTGCTGCGTGGAGCCGACCAAAACGAGGTTGTTCTCGAGTGCGGATCTCTGCACGATCTCGATCAGCCGATCAAAGCGCGTTTGGGCTATGTCGCGCGGTACCTGCTCCTCCATTGCGGCAGCCGGGGTGCCTTCGCGCGGAGAGTAGATGAACGTGAACGTCTGATCGTAACGCACGGCGCTGACGACATCGAGGGTTGCTTGGAAGTCCTCTTCCGTCTCTCCCGGGAAGCCAACGATTATGTCGGAAGAGAGCGCCAGCCCCGGGATCGCCTCGCGGATGCGGCCGACGCGCGCAAGGTATTCGGCCTGCGTGTATCGGCGGTTCATAGCCGAGAGGACCCGGTCGGAACCGGACTGCACCGGCAGGTGAAGATACGGCATCACCGCGGGTAGCTCGGACATAGCGGTAATGGTCTCGTCCGAGAGATCCTTGGGGTGGCTGGTCGTGAATCTGATTCGCGGGATGCCGGTCGCGGCGACCGCCCGAAGGATCTCGGCGAAACGAGGCTGACCGTAAAGATCGCGCCCATATGAGTTGACATTCTGGCCGAGTAGGGTCACTTCGAGGACGCCGTCGGCAACGAGGCGCTCCACTTCGGTTACGACGTCTTCGAGCCTGCGGGACCGCTCGCGCCCCCGCACGTACGGCACCACGCAGTACGTGCAAAAGTTGTTGCAGCCGATGGTGATCGGGACCCACGCGTGCCAGGGATGCTCCCGCTGCGTGGGAAGATCGCTCGTGAAGGAGTCGGCGCTCTCGACGATCTCGACCTGAGGACGAGATTGGCGCTGTACGGTCTCAAGGAGATCCGGCAGGTGACCGACGTTATGAGTGCCGAACACCACATCGATATGGGGAATCTGCAAGAGCAGTTTCGCTCCGTCGCGCTGGCCGATGCATCCCCCGACAGCAATGAGCTGGCCGTTTCGGCCGGCCTTCACGCTCTTCAGAGAGCGCACCTGCCCGCGAAGCCGCTCGTCGGCGTTCTCACGCACGCAACATGTCATGAAGACGACGACGTCGGCTTCCTCGGCCGTTTCGACCGGCTGCATGCCACGCGCAGACAGAAGGCCCGCGACACGCTCTGAGTCGTGTTTGTTCATTTGGCACCCGAAAGTGCGAATAAAAAATGTGTGCATGGCGTTGGAGTGTAGCATGCCGCGGGCCGCACCCGCCGTTACAGCACAGGCTTGGGTAGACTGTTCCCTGCCGCCAAGAACCGGGTCAGAATCGATTCCGGCATCGGAATGCCGCCAAGTTCGATGTGGCGCGTCTCAGAGCCATGGTAGTCCGACCCGCCGGTGACCAAGAGCCCCATTTGATCGGCAAGTTGGGAGTATTTCAAGGTCTGCTCCGGCGTGTGATCTGAGTGATATGCTTCGATGCCACGAAGTCCCACTTGGACGAGGGACTCAATCAGATGATCGGCGCCGGTTATCCCGGGATGCGCGAGCACCGGGATAGCGCCAAACGTGCAGATCTGAGCCACGAGATCTTCGGGCGATTTGGTGTCTTTGGGCTGGTAGAACGGCTTCCCTCTGCCGATCAGCCGACCAAATGCGTCACTCAGGTTTCCGGCATACCCCGCAGCCACCAAAGCGCGCCCGATGTGGCTTCTCCCTATTGATGCGCCATCGGCGATGGCCAAGACGTCGTCAACTTCGATGTTGTAGCCGGCTTCTTGGAGAGTGAAGAGCATTGTGGTTGCACGTCGTTGTCTGGCATCTCGAAGTTGGGACAGGAAACTCAGGAATCCCGTGTCGGCAGTGTCGACAAAATAGGCAAGCAGATGGATGTCGAGGATGCCGTCGGTCGCCGACAACTCGACTGCGGGGATGATTCGGATTCCATATTCACATGCAGCAGCGGTGGCTTCCGCCACGCCGGCGACGGAATCATGATCCGTTACGGCCAGTATGCCGACAGACTTCGAAGCAGCGAGAGCGACAAGTTGAGTGGGCGTAAGGGTTCCATCTGAGGCGGTGGTGTGGGTGTGCAGATCCGCCTTCATGGTGGTCTAGCGTCGCATATCGCGAGACTCTACGAGCAGTCGGATTGCGGTGCGTTCTTCGCCGTTGATTTCGATGTCGGCGAATGCTGGGACGCACGTGAGCTCCATGCCGGACGGCGCGATGAAGCCGCGGGCAATGGCGATCGCCTTGACGGCCTGATTCAGGGCTCCCGCGCCAACAGTCTGGATTTCCGCGGCACCCTGCTCACGCACGATCCCCGCAAGGGCTCCCGCCACAGAGTTCGGGTTCGACTTGCTGGACACCTTGAGGACTTCCACGGTCCCTCCCTGGTATGAGTGTGCTGCGGGCCGCCTGAGGGCGGCTGTTGCCTTTGTGGTGTGTTCGTTGCTGCTGCGGAGTGTGTGGGCGGCATTTTGAGT contains:
- a CDS encoding LL-diaminopimelate aminotransferase, whose translation is MRTAKRIDNLPPYLFAEIDRKKALKTAQGIDVISLGIGDPDTATPDHIVEAACKALHNPANHQYPSYPGAPRYRAACAEWMHRRFGVTVDPATEVLALIGSKEGIAHLFTAFIDPGEYTLVPGAGYPVYYTGGVMVGGLTHWMPMTEENGFLADFESTPPEVLAKAKMMFLSYPNNPTSAIANDEYFDRAIAFAKKHDILIVHDNAYSEIGFDGYRAPSFLERPGAKDVAIELFSASKAYNMTGWRVAFACGNAAAIKALGTVKSNIDSGVFTAVQDAAIEAFLGPQDSIVELNALYQRRRDLVLDALEKIGIEVPVKPLATIYVWAKVPAGYTSAEFAEKILEEANVIVAAGSAYGPSGEGYVRISLTTPDDKLETAIERIKNSL
- the miaB gene encoding tRNA (N6-isopentenyl adenosine(37)-C2)-methylthiotransferase MiaB, giving the protein MLHSNAMHTFFIRTFGCQMNKHDSERVAGLLSARGMQPVETAEEADVVVFMTCCVRENADERLRGQVRSLKSVKAGRNGQLIAVGGCIGQRDGAKLLLQIPHIDVVFGTHNVGHLPDLLETVQRQSRPQVEIVESADSFTSDLPTQREHPWHAWVPITIGCNNFCTYCVVPYVRGRERSRRLEDVVTEVERLVADGVLEVTLLGQNVNSYGRDLYGQPRFAEILRAVAATGIPRIRFTTSHPKDLSDETITAMSELPAVMPYLHLPVQSGSDRVLSAMNRRYTQAEYLARVGRIREAIPGLALSSDIIVGFPGETEEDFQATLDVVSAVRYDQTFTFIYSPREGTPAAAMEEQVPRDIAQTRFDRLIEIVQRSALENNLVLVGSTQQVLVEGSSRRDALVLAGRTPTNKMVHVPVPLGHSASEFAGRLIDVEIEQAQTWFLSGRLSGTDT
- the miaA gene encoding tRNA (adenosine(37)-N6)-dimethylallyltransferase MiaA — encoded protein: MIAVVGPTAVGKTEFAEKLAVHLGGEIVSADSMQVYRGMDIGTAKPSLESRRVPYHCLDLVDPDVAFSAALYQQAARAAISDIAERGRTPIVVGGTGLYVRAAIDPFDFAPGEAGSIQRLRYEHLAAEQGPGALHALLYERDPESAVRIHANNVRRVVRALELADEGRSYVRQSSRFSERESVYDSTIFGLTMERAALYSRIDARVDRMLADGLVHEFEGLLGEGFAPDLTSMQAIGYKELAPVITQEADMAAAVEAVKLASRRYAKRQLTWFRADPRILWIDVTHRSIDDAVVEALSALDW
- the amrA gene encoding AmmeMemoRadiSam system protein A; protein product: MSFPVFGVIAPHPPILVPSVGGREALVAHASLDALRDAGRALASFAPETIVLISPHAPLMQDAFLIDDSESIGGSLAQFGAPEAYRWRGDPDLASALVQGLETADIPAIARSTETRLKPGWLDHGAIVPLSFLDPQSTCALVVLSLSYLPYALHRQLGSEVRRAAEAIDRRVAFIASGDMSHRLSPEAAAGYSPQGARLDAAIREHVSAGLLSELMTLDADMVEQGGECGLRSIIALGGYCGPDPVPSRVLSYEGPWGVGYLTALSGKAAVDRVVPAKGRKGGTPGHDASEIVRLARAAIAAYVHDGTTITNPPVLSDPGYPERAGCFVSLHRSGGLRGCIGTIAPTRSTLAGEVVGNALEAATRDPRFAPLSATELTDLEIKVDVLQPPESCTSADLDPATYGVIVTSGMRRGLLLPDLEGVDSVADQIAIAMNKAGIRPGTQCDLQRFTVDRYN
- a CDS encoding stage V sporulation protein S translates to MEVLKVSSKSNPNSVAGALAGIVREQGAAEIQTVGAGALNQAVKAIAIARGFIAPSGMELTCVPAFADIEINGEERTAIRLLVESRDMRR
- a CDS encoding PHP domain-containing protein — protein: MKADLHTHTTASDGTLTPTQLVALAASKSVGILAVTDHDSVAGVAEATAAACEYGIRIIPAVELSATDGILDIHLLAYFVDTADTGFLSFLSQLRDARQRRATTMLFTLQEAGYNIEVDDVLAIADGASIGRSHIGRALVAAGYAGNLSDAFGRLIGRGKPFYQPKDTKSPEDLVAQICTFGAIPVLAHPGITGADHLIESLVQVGLRGIEAYHSDHTPEQTLKYSQLADQMGLLVTGGSDYHGSETRHIELGGIPMPESILTRFLAAGNSLPKPVL
- a CDS encoding diaminopimelate epimerase produces the protein MELSFVKMHGLGNDFVLIEDLSGELDLSPDAVAWLCDRNFGIGGDGVILVRPASVPEADYFMLYYNSDGTVAEMCGNGVRCFAKYLVDHRIVGADCDDIRVETLGGIKPIAVTRESDGRMAMATVDMGEPILTPSDVPTTLSSDDDSPVIAGLLETTLGLFSVTCVSMGNPHCVMWVDDVQDAPVGEVGPEVETHCAFPARTNVEFAEVIASDYVRLRVWERGVGETLACGTGACATTVAGVLTGRTDREVTIELPGGELAINWAENNHVYMTGSAEEVFAGILTIPEDDSDEDSIV